The window TTCATTTCCGCCAGTTCGGCGCCGACGTGTTCGTGGTCGACATGCTGGGCGTGCTGGTGCTGCGCGAGATCGGCGTGCTGATCGTCGCCATCATGGTGGCGGGGCGCTCCGGCAGCTCATACACCGCCGAGCTCGGATCGATGAAGATGCGCGAGGAGATCGACGCCCTGCGCACGATGGGCTTCGACCCGGTGGAGGTCTTGATCCTGCCGCGCATCCTGGCGCTGCTGGTGGCGCTGCCGGCGCTGACCTTCATCGGCGCGATGGCCGCGCTTTATGGCGGTGGCCTCGTGGCCTGGCTCTATGGCGGCGTCGATCCCGATGCGTTCCTGTTCCGCCTGCGCGAGGCGATCTCGATCGATCACTTCGTGGTCGGCATGATCAAGGCGCCGTTCATGGCGCTGGTGATCGGCATCGTTGCCAGTGTCGAGGGCCTGCTGGTGCAGGGCAGCGCGGAATCGCTGGGACAGCGCACGACGTCGTCGGTGGTGAAGTCGATCTTCCTGGTCATCGTCATGGATGGCGTGTTCGCCATCTTCTTCGCCTCGATCGGGATCTAGCGCGATGACCCGAGATACTTTGACCCAAGATACTTTGACCCGAGACACGATATTCCGGGACCCGACGTCCGAGAGCGCGATCATCTCGGTGCGCGACGTGTCGGTCCGGTTCGGCGCCCGAAAGGTGCTGGATGGCCTCGACCTGGATATTCGCCGCGGCGAGATCCTCGGCTTTGTCGGCGCTTCGGGGGCCGGCAAGTCGGTGCTGATGCGCACCATCATCGGCCTGGTGCCGAAGCTCAGCGGCCACATCGAGGTGCTGGGAACGGATATGGATGCGGCTGACAGAACCTCGCGGCGCAGTGTCGAGCGGCGCTGGGGCGTGCTGTTCCAGCATGGCGCGCTGTTCTCGTCACTGTCGGTGCGGCAGAACATCCAGTTTCCGGTGCGCGAATATCTCAAGCTGTCGGATCGGCTGCTCGACGAAATCACCATGGCCAAGCTTGCCATGGTCGGGCTGAAGCCGGAGGTGGCGGAACGTTTTCCGTCAGAACTGTCCGGCGGCATGATCAAACGTGTGGCCTTGGCGCGGGCGCTGGCGCTCGATCCGGACATCGTGTTCCTGGACGAGCCGACCTCGGGCCTCGATCCGATCGGCGCCGGCGAATTCGACGAACTGGTGCGGACCTTGCAGCGGACTTTGGGGTTGACCGTGTTCATGGTCACCCACGACCTCGACAGCCTGCACACCGCCTGCGACCGCATTGCCGTGCTGGGCGACGGCAAGGTGATCGCGATCGGCACCATGAACGACATGATGGCTTCGCAGCATCCGTGGCTGCGGGCGTATTTTCACGGTGCGCGCGCACGCGCGCTGACAGCTTCGTAGTTGGAGTAGACGAGATGGAGACGCGGGCGAATTACGTCCTGATCGGGTTCTTCACGCTGGCGGTGCTCGCCTGCGGGTTCGGATTCGTGATGTGGTTCCAGAGCCTGCATGCGGCCAAGGCGCGCAACCCGCTGCGGATCGTGTTCGAGGGCTCGGCCTCCGGCCTGCGCACCGGCGCCAGTGTCAACTTCAACGGCATCCGCATCGGCGAGGTGATGTCGGTCAAGATCGACGACCCCAAGCGTGTGATCGCGCTGACCTCGGTCGACAAGACGGCGCCGATCCGCCAGGACACCCTGGTCGGCCTGGAATTCCAGGGCCTCACTGGCGTGGCCGCGATCTCGCTGAAGGGCGGATCGCCGGACGCGCCCGAAGTGCCGCCCGGTGACACCGGCATTCCGACCCTGACCGCCGACCTCAGCGCCACCCAGGACGTGATGGAATCGGTGCGCACTTCGGTGCAGAACCTCAATCGGTTGGTCTCCGACAACCAGGCGGTGATCCGCACCTCGCTGCAGAGCATCGAGGCGTTCGCCTCGACACTGGCGAAGAACTCCGAGCGCATCGACAGCATCATGAGCGGCGTCGATGCCTTCATCGGCGGCAAGGAAGGCGGCGAGCTGGTCGCGGCGGTGAAGTCGTTCAGGGATCTTGCGGATAACCTCGACAAGCGCACCGCCGACATCACCGCTGGCGTCAACCGCCTGACCGCCTCCGGCGCCAAGGATCTCAGCGGCCTGATGGCCGAGGGACGCCGCACGCTCGACGACATCAGCCGTGCCGTCAATAATTTCGACAAGAATCCGACCCGCGTGCTGTTCGGCGCCAGCAGTAGCGATACGCGACCGGATCAGCCGCGTTCCGTGGTGCGGGTGCCGGCGGACGCACGGGCGCGGGCGCGGTAGCAATTAATCCGCGAATCCGATCCGCACCCGTCGGTTCTGCCGCCCCTTGTTCTCGATCTTGAGGATTTTGACCCGCCGTGCCTGGCCAGTCGAGGCAAGGTGCGTGCCGCCGCAACCCTGGCGGTCGAGGTCCGCGATCTCGACAATGCGCACCAGGCCATCGGCCTGTCGTGGCGGTGCCACGGATTTGCTGCGGAACAGGCCCGCCGTGGCATTAGCGTCGTCCCATGGCATATGAAAGGCACGCACCGGCAAATCCTGCCGGATCACATCGTTGATGGGGCCGTCGAGTGCGCGCAGCCGGTCATTGTCGGCGCCGGGCAGATCGAAGTCGAGGCGGAACGTGGCGTCGGCCGAGAGCTGGGCGCCGGTCAGCAACGCGCCGCCGAAATCTCGGAACACGACGCTGTTGGCGACATGGGCGAGGGTGTGCAACTCGCGCATCAGGTTGCGGAAGGGCGCATCGATCGTCACCAGCACCGTGTCGGCGAGGACCGCGTCGCCATCGAACGCATGCCATAGTCCGCCGTCGCCCGCGGTGACCTCGCGAA is drawn from Bradyrhizobium prioriisuperbiae and contains these coding sequences:
- a CDS encoding ABC transporter ATP-binding protein, yielding MTRDTLTQDTLTRDTIFRDPTSESAIISVRDVSVRFGARKVLDGLDLDIRRGEILGFVGASGAGKSVLMRTIIGLVPKLSGHIEVLGTDMDAADRTSRRSVERRWGVLFQHGALFSSLSVRQNIQFPVREYLKLSDRLLDEITMAKLAMVGLKPEVAERFPSELSGGMIKRVALARALALDPDIVFLDEPTSGLDPIGAGEFDELVRTLQRTLGLTVFMVTHDLDSLHTACDRIAVLGDGKVIAIGTMNDMMASQHPWLRAYFHGARARALTAS
- a CDS encoding MlaD family protein, whose product is METRANYVLIGFFTLAVLACGFGFVMWFQSLHAAKARNPLRIVFEGSASGLRTGASVNFNGIRIGEVMSVKIDDPKRVIALTSVDKTAPIRQDTLVGLEFQGLTGVAAISLKGGSPDAPEVPPGDTGIPTLTADLSATQDVMESVRTSVQNLNRLVSDNQAVIRTSLQSIEAFASTLAKNSERIDSIMSGVDAFIGGKEGGELVAAVKSFRDLADNLDKRTADITAGVNRLTASGAKDLSGLMAEGRRTLDDISRAVNNFDKNPTRVLFGASSSDTRPDQPRSVVRVPADARARAR
- a CDS encoding alanyl-tRNA editing protein; protein product: MQLDCQEHPDVVARECRVLDARPGMVLLAGSPIFPGGGGQLMDIASIAWTGGRAAVREVTAGDGGLWHAFDGDAVLADTVLVTIDAPFRNLMRELHTLAHVANSVVFRDFGGALLTGAQLSADATFRLDFDLPGADNDRLRALDGPINDVIRQDLPVRAFHMPWDDANATAGLFRSKSVAPPRQADGLVRIVEIADLDRQGCGGTHLASTGQARRVKILKIENKGRQNRRVRIGFAD